ggtgagtgggcaacaacttggcagatgaaatttaatactaataaatgtgaagtcattcactttggggaaaaaaatgatagggcaagttattttctaaatgaggaggagctgcgttgtaatgcaacgcaaagggatctaggggtattagtacatgaatcactaaaagttagtatgcaggtgcagcaagcaatcaggaaggccaatggagttttggcctttattgctagggggattgagtataaaaacacggaggtcttgctgcagctgtacacagtattagtgagaccacatttggaatactgtgtacagttctggggtccatacttaagaaaggatgtactagccctggaggcagtgcagcgaaggtttacaagattaattcctgcaatgaggggattgacatatgaggaaaggttaagtaggctggaactctactctttggagtttagaagaatgagaggcgatctcattgaaacatataagatcgtgaggggccttgatcgggtggatgcaccgaggatgttcccaatgatcggggaaactagaactaggggacatagttgcagaataagggggggctcttttaaaactgagatgaggaagaacttcttcacccagagggtggttaatttatggaattcactgccccagggagcagtggaagcagaaacgttaaatatatttaagtctaaaatagatggttttttagctgccaaggggataaggggctatggggagagggcagggatatggacctaggtatggttagtatagtagacctgagtgatctcctggacaagtgtcgatcgcctggattggggtcggagaggaatttcccggatttttttcccgaattggacctgggtttttatccgtttttttgcctcccccaggagatcatgcggttcttggggtggagaggggtgatagcggtataaaggggagggtagtgtcttgtgttctgtgtcttgtgtctactgtttgtgggtaagtgtgtctgtttagtgttcagccatgagcgaatggcggtgcgggctcgacggacctggtggtctactctcgcacctactttctatgtttctatgtttctatccagataaattttaggtatctgcgatgatccttgtatatgggtactagatagtaagcatctttaagataaatgcttgccatgaagtgtcttttggaattcagttgtttggcagtaacatatgtctccattttgaaatgtatatacttaacaaatttgtttagtgatgttaagtcaatgatgatgcgacagacaccatcttttttggttttagtgaatatattcgatacaaattccaaaggttcatgtttggtcttttcgatgagtatatacttgtcactcgtgaccataccccatgcttctttaaacaagtgtaatctcccccctgttaataaagcacccttattctctatatgctggtagggaccagacccacctacctccatggttattggcgattctgtttcttcattttcctgaagattttgttctgacgtgctggcgatgttggggggaggcgcattttccagggggtccgctgcgggccctgatctgaaagatctttggggataatgtgcggaccccaagcgttcaccagtcccatattgcggacgtcgactggtggatgccgtggggtgctgccgcttgggtatcggaggtcttggtttgctcgtcccggggcctgccctcattaggccgaaggttttttatgcttcctgcatctccttcagttttttattgaaatctttcccaaatagcagcgcgtccgtctccgcagctggggctttacacaagccagcaaatttgggattgagggcaggtcttatgtttccctccggagattgttgatctcaaattgtgtggtacacattaatgccagcacatcctgctggcaggtatccatctccgtgctctccaaggaacgagcaaaggctgtgatggctgacgtcaggagccttaggatccgctgtagcttgagttcttgggtctggtgtttcagcacctcagcgagcaccttttccagtaatggttgatgctggccgccattcttggttccagcggtgctccagcccgtggggttgctacaagcggtccatcacacccaacagctcttcatgttcctgcacccctggcatactcccgaattcgtccgcctgcccctgttccataccagcccagccctggtcaccaatgctagcctccagtaatgatggagcagagggcagtgcatgaagcactgtggagggggtgcctgacctccctccgcgagagcgctctttctgcgcatctcgctggagctgctccaattgctgttggatgcagctcaggcggctgtctctcctccatttaggtggagacatgtccccgtccgacgaatcggacgccaccggccggatgcctgttcggatggctagacatccagcccgcagttcaggcactagcgggactgggctcggcgtggtgatggggatagcggggcgaccggtaattgttcctaccgcctgttgctgccccccctgcaatggaacgctcctccgctggagtcgagcgggggacaggttcttctggagcttttgtgccttgtagtagcgagagcgcccctcaagcagcgcgtctcgcaggcacctgctccgtgagccgctccagcggctcaggcggctctctctccccccgtgcgggtggagagacgtcccgtccgacatcgggaacacctgccggatgcctctcgagtggctatgcgtccagcccgctgcttcaggtactagcgggctggcctcggcacggtgtcggggaattacggaacaccgggtaacgctcctaccgcctgttgctgcccccctccccaacgggaaaacgggggacagttttgttccagagcctttttctctgcctgtaaaacacaagcagcaaaaggctcacctgtaaaagaaaacccgacctcagggtactcacctgacggtccggttcatcctgtaacgggacagcctaactcccgtggcagccgctgttgcactgctggcgtaatgccgcgcctgcgcactgagcgggttcttcacgtagtcactcacgtgactccgaagtaaaattaggccattcgccccattgacccgaaacgtcacctattccttcgctccatagatgctgcctcacccgctgagtttctccagcatttttgtctaccttcgatttttccagcatctgcagttccttcttaaacatttaatggTCACATGTACGTAAGTACAGTTCAGATGCTATGAATTGCacgcaacccggtaaaatcatgtaGCTAGGCCTCACCTCGGCAGTACACAAGTAttgccacgtttctggtgccgaAAAAGTTACCAaagttacaatagacaattagtacaggagtaggccattcgccccatcgagccagcaccgccattcaatgtgattatggctgatcatccccaatcagtaccccgttcctgacttctccccatatcccctgaccgctatttttaagagccctatctagctctctcttgaaagtatccagagaaccggcctccacagcccatctggggcagagaattccacagactcaccacactctgtgagaaaaagtgtttcctcgtctccgttctaaatggcttactccttattcttaaactgtggcccctggttctggactcccccaacatcgggaacatgtttcctgcctctagtgtgtccaaacccttaacaatcttatatgtttcaatgagataccctctcatccttctaatctccagagtgtacaagcccagccgctccattctctcagcatatgacattcccgccatcccgggaattaaccttgtaaacctacgctgcactccctcaatagcaagaatgtccttcctcaaattaggggaccgaaactgcacacaatactccaggtgtggtctcactggggccctgtataactccagatggacctctttgctcctatactcggctcctcttgttataaaggccaacatgcctttccactggctctcccttagttCTTACCGGGTACCCCTCAGttctcagtgccccccccccccccccccgggtaccCTTATGTTCTCGAAGGCCCCGCCAGGCCCCCCCCCTTCGTTCTCGGCATACCCCGATAAGATCAGCAAGATTGTTTAATTGTCGGATGTGCCtccaacagaacaattaaattcctgCCTGCTGCATCTTAACAGGCCAATAAACGCAATAACACACCAATATAACAATCTACTGTGGCAGTAATAAATGAATAACCGTAATACGGTCGTCTGCGGTATGATAACCAAGTTTACAGGTTTCAAGATTTGTGTAGGGGTGAGGCAGGGTGTGGCTGGGGGTTGTGTCGTACATGGTCACAATGATCCTGAATCTATCTTGGTTGTGTGGGTTGCAGGACTTTCCCCGATCATGGAGAATACACAACTCCAGACTTCTTCCAATCCGACTGGCTGAATGAATATTGGGACACCATCAAAGTGGATGATTATCGTTTTGTTTACATGGGTCCCAAAGGATCGTGGTAGGTATATCTTGTGTCAGGAAATATTTACCCCAGGAACAAGGGAGACATCAAATGGCAtgagattctctgcctcagagggcggtggaggccggttctctggatactttcaagagagagctagatagggctcttaaagatagcggagtcaggggatatggggagaaggcaggaacggggtactgattggggatgatcagccatgatcacattgaatggcggtgctggctcgaagggccgaatggcctactcctgcatctattgtctattgtctaaatgatcTTAGATAGAGTTACATAGTCTTATCCTTATGACACAGAACAATTAGTGGaattagtttaggttattgtcacgtgtaccgagctacagtgaaaagcttttgttgcatgctaaccagtcgggggaaagacaatacatgattacaatcgagccgttcacaatgtacggatacatgataatggaataaccttcagtgcaaggtaaagccagcaaagtccgatcaaggatagtctgagggtcattaatgaggtagatagtagtccagcaccgctctctggttgtggtaggatggttcagttgcctgataacagctgggaagaaactgtccctgaatctggaggtgtgcgttttcacacttctgtaccttttgcccgatgggagaggagaagagggagatgCTAGGGTGTgacagggtcccggcccaaaacatcgcctgtccatttcccttcacagatcctgcctgacccgctgaagcactttgtgttttcttttacAATATGGTTGGTTGATTCTCTATTCAAATTAGCCGATCATTTGGATGAAGGAAGAAACTGATAGAATGAAAGGCAAGCTGGGAATGTTGCAAATGCTTCATACTGAAGTCAGctatggtttagtttattgtcacctgcactaTTGCACGCAACATTATTCCCTCTGTCATGTGTCTgctcactgtggacggctcgattgtcatcctgtatagtctttccactgactggatagcacgcaacaaaaacgcttttcattgtacctcggtgcacgtgtccataataaactaaactaagctataaggagagacattagagatgtaagtgcggaaacagacccttaggcccatcgagtccgcgccgaccagcgatccccgtacactagcactctcctacacaatagcaacaatttacaattttcaccaaagccaactaacctaccaacCTATTTAtccttggagtgtgagaggaaaccggagcacccgtagaaaacccacgcggtctcggggagaatgtacaaactcttacagacagcacccttagacgcaatcgaacccgggtctctggcgctgtgaggcagttgctttaccgctgcgccacctctgAGGTTGTAACGCTGGCTGACCTCAAGTTCAAAGTCAAGTTcacgttacatttattgtcacatgcaccaattggtacagtgagatttgagttactgtacagccatacgaataaaaagaacacaatacacgatagaatttaacataaacatccaccacagcggaatcaacgtttcccactgtgagggaaggcaataaagttcagtcatcttcctctttgttcgccCGTGGTTGggccctttgaaccctccgcagtcgccactacagacggcgcgatgtacaggccctctcgccgggatgatcggaactccaacgtcggaacggaagaacacactcgCGACTTGGagcttccgaatcggccgcttcttaccggagaccgtggcttccgaagtccacagggcgGAGCACCAACACTGGTGATCcctggcaaaagatcccaggcctccgcgatgttaaagtcagcgtcgcGCCCGCGGCtaaaagctccgcaaaccacagctccatggtgttaaagtcagcaggcccaacactctggagctccaACACAGGCGATCTCCGCGAGGCATCGCACCGCTCCGCGATGATAATTcaatgctgcgccgccgctgaagctctggccggtctccggcaggaaaggccgcaccaatccagttggtaggccacgagagggggggggggggactgaagaagcgacacagagaaaagacgcatctctgtccaatagacaataggtgcaggagtaggccattcggcccttcgagccagcaccgccattcaatgtgatcatggctgatcatccccaatcagtgccccgttcctgccttctccccatatcccctgactccgctatttttcagagccctatctagctctcacttgaaagcatccagaaaacctgcctccactgccctctgaggcagagaattccacagactcaccactctctgtgagaaaaagtgtttcctcgtctccgttctaaatggcctactccttattcttaaactgtggcccctggttctggactcccccaacatcgggaacatgtttcctgcctctagcgtgtccaaacccttaacaatcttatatgtttcaatgagataccctctcatccttctaatctccagagtgtacaagcccagctgctccattctctcagcatatgacagtcccgccatcccgggaattaaccttgtaaacctacgctgcactccctcaatagcaagaatgttcttcctcaaattaggggaccaaactgcacaccatactccaggtgtggtctcactagggctctgtacaactgcagaaggacctctttgctcctattttcGATtcctccaggtaagtgactgaaaaaccgGTGGATAACCTGATCTGGTGTGTGACCTTTTCCTCCTCCTCGCTGCAGGACACCGTTCCATGCGGACGTTTTCCGATCCTACAGCTGGTCTGCCAACATCTGCGGGCGGAAGAAGTGGCTCCTGTTTGCTCCTGGGCGGGAGGAGCATCTCCGAGACAACAGCGGCAATCTGGTTTACGACGCGCAGTCGCCCATCCTGCAGAACGAGGATTTGTACCCAAGATATAGTCAGTGCTGCCAACCCATTGAGGTCTTGCAAGAAGCTGGAGAGGTCATCTTTATCCCTAGTGGTTGGCACCATCAAGTTTACAACCTGGTACATCAAACAAACCTTATTTGTTATGTCACTTTGTTGTTGGTGCTGCTATTGGTTTCactaacaaggttaattcccgggatggcgggactgtcatatactgagagaatggagcagctgggcttgtacactctggagcttagaaggatgagaggatatctcattgaaacatataagattataaagggtttggacacgctagaggcaggaaacatgttagaacggagacgaggaaacactttttctcacagagaatgagtctgtggaattctccgcctcagagggcggtggaggcgggttctctggatgctttcaagagagagctagatagggctcttaaaaatagtggagtcgggatatggggagaaggcaggaacggggtactgattggggatgatcagccatgatcacattgaatggcggtgctggctcgaagggccgaatggcctattgtctattctctattgtcaCTACCCATGGATtaaaccatagaacagtacagcactggaacaggcccttcggcccacaatgtccgtgcccaacatgatgccaagttaaactaaccccctctgcctgcatgtgatccgtatcgctccattccctgcatatccatctgcctgtctaaaagcctcttaaacaccactatcgtatctgcctccaccacccacccctggcaacgcgttccaggcacccaccaccctctgtgtaaaaaaaacttgccccgcacatctccattaaaatcaatttaaagctatgccctctagttcataagtgatagtagaattaggacatttggcccatcgtctaccccgccattcaatcatggctgatctatctctccctctctaaccccattctcctgccttctccccatataccctgacacccgtactaatcaagaatctatctatctctgccttaataatatccaatgacttggcctccacagtcatctgtgtcaatgaattccacagattcaccaccctctgactaaagaaattcctccttcctaaaggaacttcctttaatcCAATGACCacaggtcttagactctcccactagtggaaacatcctctccacctccactctataGGCCTTTCAGTAGTCTTGCTAATGATTTGTAGGGCTTAAAAATGCGAGGAGTTAAAGGAGATGCACatggcatttatttatttatttgcccagagggtggtgagttcctccaccactttgggcTTTGCTCtagttttcagcatctgcagaaaagatttacgaggatgttgtcaggactagagggtgtgagctacaggttgagcaggctgagactctattccatggagcgcaggaggatgagggtgatcttatagaggtgtacaaaatcatgagaggaatagatcgggtagatgcacagagtcttttacccagagcaggggaatcgaggaccagaggacatgtgttctaggtgaagggtaaaagattgaataggaatcagaggggtaactttttctcacagagggtggtgggtgtatggaacaagctgccagaggaggtagttgaggctgggactatcacaaagtttaagaaacagtgaatggctgtgctggctcgaagggtcgcatggcctactcctgcacctattgtccattgtctattaaaAAAAGATCTATTCcctgagacccgaccttttccctgtcgggtctccgttgtcgttggggcctggctccgaggagcggcctccaaccggaacgaccagggtgctccagtcgcggagactgcggagctgcggacttaccatcgtggggctggccggcctcggagcgtggggagcggtgttgactcgctgctgcagcccgactccggagctcggaggctccagcaacgcagccacaggtccggtggactgggacatcgggagctcgcgggtccgggtggagagaccgctttccggaactcccgcaacgcaacttctccagcccgtgtcgtggggttggaacgacacggagcggggccgtacatcgcccggcgcagcttttaTGGCCGAGGGATATTCGAACGCCCGCCggtggctccaactttgtgacatttagacctggagcggggccgtacatcgcccggcgcggcctaaaatggccgtgggacttaccatcgcccgcctggggcttcaacatcgggagagaaatggagagcaggggagagaaaagactttgccttccatcacagtgaggaggaggttcactgtgatggatgtttgtgtgaattaaattgtttgtgtgtcgagtaggaatcgtttttgtttgtatggctgtagaaacagagtttcgtttgagcctcactgaggttcaaatgacaataaatattgtattgtattatgcggGTACCATttcaccatttaagaaacagttagacaggtacatggataggacaggtttggagggatatggaccaagcgcaggcaggtggggactagtgtagctgggacattgttggccggtgtgggcgagttgggctgaatggcctgtttccacactgtatcgctctgtgactccatgcagttccttgtgtctctagcttTTTCCTTCTTGCTGCGTTTATCTCCTTCAGGAGGACACCATCTCGATCAACCACAACTGGCTGAATGGCTGCAACGTAGATGTGATGTGGAGCTTCCTGCAAGGTGAGCTCGCTGCGGTCCAGACGGAGATTGGAGAATGGAAGGACCACATGGACGATTGGCACCAGCACTGTCAGGTAACGTGGAGAGGCTCACTCACCTCCACATTCCCAAGTGATTGTATTTCAaagttaagaataaggagtaagccatttagaacggagacgaggaaacactttttctcacagagagttgtggaattctctgcctcagagggcggtgggggccagttctctggatactttcaagagagagctagatagggctgttaaagatagcggagtcaggggatatggggagaaggcaggaacggggtactgattgtggatgatcagccatgatcacattgaatggctgtgctggctcgaagggtcgaatggcctactcctgcacctattgtgtgtaATTAAAAGCACAGGCTGCTACTGAAGTTAAACATCACATATCattacaaggtagacacaaaatgctggagtaactcagcgggtgaggcagcatctatggagagaaggaatgggcaacgtttcgggtcgagtcccttcttcagactgttggttcattctctccatagatgctgcctcacccgctgagttactccagcattttgtggtctagcttcgattttaccagcatctgcagttcttttttacacaTATTATTacaagtttagtttggagatacagcgtggaggcaggcccttcgacccaccgagtctgcgccgaccagcacactaaagggccttccccacttaggcgactctttaggccactgccagggactagttttaatggaattcacctacaacaccagacgacaacctacgtcagcaaaaattgtcgccattgGGGGGTCATTGAAAATgttgtggcagtcgcctgtagtcgcccaaagaatcgcctcagtgggtcaggccctttacattatcctacacacgctagggacaatttacatttataccaagccaattaacctacaaacctgcacgtctttggagtgtgggaggaaactggagcacctggagaaaactcacgcagtcacagggagaatgtacaaactctgtacagacagcacccatggtcaggatcgaacctgggtccctggagctgtaaggcggcaactttaccgctgcaccactgtgccctgtCTTAGTCCTTCTCTGGGTATGAGCTTGGCTGGCAGTTCTTCAACTTTTAAACTGTGCTGATTTACCAAggagtgacacaaagtgctggagtaactcagcgggtcaggcagcatctgtggagaacatggataggtgacgtttcacagagtgctggagtaactcagcgggtcaggcagcatctgtggagaacatggataggtgacgtttcacagagtgctggagtaactcagcgggtcaggcagcatctgtggagaacatggataggtgacgtttcacagagtgctggagtaactcagtgggtcaggcagcatctgtggagaacatggataggtgacgtttcacagagtgctggagtaactcagcgggtcaggcagcatctgtggagaacatggataggtgacgtttcgcagagtgctggagtaactcagcgggtcaggcagcatctgtggagaacatggataggtgacgtttcacagagtgctggagtaactcagcgggtcaggcagcatctgtggagaacatggataggtgacgtttcgagggcgttggaggccgtttctctggatactttcaagagagagctagatagggcacttaaagatagcagagtcaggggatatggggagaaggcaggaacggggtactgattggggatgatcagccatgatcacattgaatggcggtgctggctcgaagggccgaatggcctactcctgcacctattgtctaataatTATAACCGGCGACTGTGCTGTGTTTCCATTTGTTGTAGCTCCTGTTGAAATCATGCTCTGGAATAAACTACTGTGAGTTCTACACCTTTCTGAAAATAATTTCTAAGAACAGGATGGCCGTGCTAGATGCCGCCGTTCCTCTCCAGACCGCGTCCCCGGCAGAACTGTTTGCACTCGGACCTTGCCACGCGCTCTTCGACCTGCACCGGAGCGAAGATGTCCTCTCCGCACTGCTCGCCAATGAGTACTTTGGCAAATTGGACACAGACTTGCTGGAGCCTCGGCCTGAGCAGATGCTGCAGGATATCAGAGAGGTGTTGGATGCTGCCTCCTTGTAAtattctgcctgcatgtggctaTCTCTCGTCAACCAGGTTGCATTCAAAATTGCACCTTGTGAAGTGAAAGAAAACACGAAACGGCATCACCACGAAGAAGATGGATGTGGGAATTAAAAAATGGTCAGTGTTGTACTTGCTGTTTACCTTGTTGCAAACTGGTGTGAGAATACGGGCTAAAATGTTGAACGTAGAATAGTCTGAAGGAggttatgctttcaagagatagatagggttcttaaagatagcggagtcaggggatatggggagaaggcaggaacggggtactgattggggatgatcagccatgatcacattgaatggcggtgctggctcaaagggccgaatggcctactcctgcacctattgtctattgtcacagtttaaggataagggggaattcttttaggaccgagatgagaaaaaaaatttcacacagagagtggtgaatctctggaattctctgccacacaaggtagttga
This genomic stretch from Amblyraja radiata isolate CabotCenter1 chromosome 4, sAmbRad1.1.pri, whole genome shotgun sequence harbors:
- the jmjd4 gene encoding 2-oxoglutarate and iron-dependent oxygenase JMJD4, translated to MNKETLSTALSFYQSDRPSCDQFHNGRKLDYLRKADLSYSDFFRDFLLPNYPCILSPEFTADWRSRQTWVRADGSPDFEHLLKHFGDCVVPVANCDVKEYNANPKHNMPLRDYLSYWREHRGSRYSSPRGCLYMKDWHMHRTFPDHGEYTTPDFFQSDWLNEYWDTIKVDDYRFVYMGPKGSWTPFHADVFRSYSWSANICGRKKWLLFAPGREEHLRDNSGNLVYDAQSPILQNEDLYPRYSQCCQPIEVLQEAGEVIFIPSGWHHQVYNLEDTISINHNWLNGCNVDVMWSFLQGELAAVQTEIGEWKDHMDDWHQHCQLLLKSCSGINYCEFYTFLKIISKNRMAVLDAAVPLQTASPAELFALGPCHALFDLHRSEDVLSALLANEYFGKLDTDLLEPRPEQMLQDIREVLDAASL